In a single window of the Eubacterium sp. 1001713B170207_170306_E7 genome:
- a CDS encoding glycosyltransferase family 4 protein: MNKTICMFSANYLPNVGGVERYTYNLAKKLVQRGNRVIIVTSNVFLLKEYEQIEGIEIYRLPCYNWLNGRFPVLKFNKEFHDLSAKLKKIPMDLIMVNTRFYLHSLYGVWLAKKKNTNCIVIEHGTSHLTVDNKVWDKIGEGFEHFFTKIIRHYCNKFYGVSKACNNWSAHFGIQSEGILYNAVNNEEIQNIRHRHIRDYREDYGVKHNELVIVFTGRLVKEKGILNLIEAVDQLNSESYPVQLFIAGAGNLEDVIKEKETESVKIHFLGQLNFENVVTVLDQSDIFCLPSESEGFPTSTLEAVACECYVVSTDCGGTRELIINNEFGTIMKNNAVESIYKALKKVVLDKKIREKGIKKSYEYLINNFTWEKTAENVEKIMDI, translated from the coding sequence ATGAATAAAACGATCTGCATGTTTTCAGCAAATTATTTACCAAATGTGGGAGGAGTAGAAAGATATACTTACAATTTAGCAAAAAAACTAGTTCAAAGAGGAAACAGAGTAATTATCGTAACGTCAAATGTTTTTTTGCTTAAGGAATATGAGCAAATTGAGGGTATTGAGATTTACAGACTTCCTTGCTATAATTGGCTTAATGGCCGGTTTCCGGTTTTAAAATTCAACAAAGAATTCCATGATTTGTCAGCTAAATTAAAGAAAATACCGATGGACTTAATTATGGTAAATACCCGTTTTTATCTACATTCTTTGTACGGAGTTTGGTTGGCGAAGAAAAAAAACACCAATTGTATCGTAATAGAACATGGAACTAGTCATTTAACAGTAGATAACAAAGTCTGGGATAAAATTGGAGAAGGTTTTGAACATTTTTTTACTAAAATTATCAGGCATTATTGCAATAAGTTTTATGGTGTTTCCAAGGCATGTAATAATTGGTCCGCGCATTTTGGAATTCAATCAGAGGGCATTCTGTATAATGCTGTTAATAATGAGGAAATTCAAAATATTCGGCATCGACATATAAGAGATTATCGAGAAGATTATGGAGTAAAACATAATGAACTTGTTATCGTGTTTACGGGGCGTTTGGTCAAAGAAAAGGGAATATTAAATTTAATTGAAGCTGTAGATCAATTAAATTCTGAGAGTTATCCGGTCCAGTTATTTATTGCGGGGGCTGGCAATTTAGAAGATGTCATTAAAGAAAAAGAAACGGAAAGTGTTAAAATTCACTTTTTGGGTCAACTGAATTTTGAGAATGTCGTGACAGTGCTTGATCAAAGTGATATTTTTTGTCTTCCATCCGAAAGTGAAGGATTCCCAACTTCGACCTTAGAAGCTGTGGCTTGCGAGTGTTATGTAGTTTCAACGGATTGTGGCGGAACGAGAGAACTCATTATTAATAATGAGTTTGGGACAATCATGAAAAATAATGCGGTCGAAAGTATTTATAAAGCGTTAAAAAAAGTTGTTCTGGATAAAAAAATAAGAGAAAAGGGGATTAAGAAAAGTTACGAGTATTTAATTAACAATTTCACATGGGAAAAAACCGCGGAAAATGTTGAAAAAATTATGGATATTTAG
- a CDS encoding lipopolysaccharide biosynthesis protein, with protein sequence MEKIKLKVVSGKNIFWWNMMGSLCNAASSVFLLLAVSRISGDAIAGIFSIAYAIAQLMLTIGLFEVRPYQSTDIQEKFVFKDYYTFRIITCLLMIFISMVYTISKGYDISKTIIVILMCVYKMIDALGDVFQGMFQQKNHLELSGKSLAFRVILSTIFFCVFLYFYDDLLLATVVAIIVSVFWFFFYDWRYAKKYFDKAEWSFMFEKQKSLFIECLPLFLGSFMMMYIINAPKYAIDTYLSSEFQAYYNVIFMPASVVNLFSLFLFRPMLVTLTEFWNDFEYKKFITIIIKLTLSICIVTAVVLLAVNFYGIPILSWVYGMNLTDYHNSLLLVIFGGGLSALSTMLYYIITVMRQQYSLLIGYVISCLASVFLANLFVQSYGILGGAITYVLAMVILSLFFLFIFLYYYRKRST encoded by the coding sequence ATGGAAAAAATAAAACTAAAGGTAGTCTCAGGGAAAAATATTTTTTGGTGGAATATGATGGGGAGTTTGTGTAATGCAGCCTCCTCTGTATTTTTACTATTGGCAGTATCGCGAATAAGTGGGGATGCTATTGCAGGCATTTTTTCAATAGCATATGCAATAGCTCAATTAATGCTGACCATTGGTTTGTTTGAAGTAAGACCCTACCAGTCCACGGATATTCAAGAAAAGTTTGTATTTAAAGATTATTATACTTTTCGAATTATTACCTGTTTGTTAATGATTTTTATTTCAATGGTATATACGATATCAAAAGGTTATGATATTAGTAAGACGATTATTGTTATTTTAATGTGTGTATATAAAATGATTGATGCACTAGGTGATGTATTTCAGGGGATGTTTCAGCAAAAGAATCACCTTGAGCTTTCAGGGAAGTCACTGGCATTCCGTGTGATTTTATCAACAATATTTTTTTGTGTATTTTTATATTTTTATGATGATTTGTTATTGGCAACAGTCGTAGCAATTATAGTGTCTGTTTTTTGGTTTTTCTTTTATGACTGGCGATATGCAAAGAAATACTTTGATAAAGCAGAGTGGTCATTTATGTTTGAGAAACAAAAGAGTTTATTTATTGAGTGCTTACCTCTTTTTTTAGGATCGTTTATGATGATGTATATTATAAATGCTCCTAAATATGCAATAGATACTTATCTTTCGAGCGAATTTCAAGCGTATTATAATGTTATTTTTATGCCGGCCTCAGTTGTGAATCTTTTTAGTTTATTTCTATTCAGGCCGATGCTGGTTACCTTAACAGAGTTTTGGAACGATTTTGAATATAAAAAATTTATTACAATAATTATCAAGTTAACGTTAAGCATTTGCATTGTAACTGCTGTAGTGCTTCTTGCTGTTAATTTTTATGGGATACCGATCTTGTCATGGGTTTATGGTATGAACTTGACAGATTATCATAATTCCTTGCTACTTGTGATTTTTGGTGGTGGATTGAGTGCTTTATCAACAATGCTTTATTATATTATTACAGTTATGAGACAGCAGTATAGTTTACTAATTGGGTATGTAATTTCATGTTTGGCCTCTGTTTTCTTAGCAAATTTATTTGTACAATCATATGGTATTTTAGGAGGCGCCATTACTTATGTGTTAGCGATGGTTATTTTATCTTTATTTTTTTTATTTATCTTTTTATATTATTATAGAAAAAGGAGTACATAA
- a CDS encoding LicD family protein produces MNKKTYDEKTLKKLHVVQLELLEVIDTICRENNIKYSTAFGTVLGAVRHKGFIPWDDDIDIIMPKKDYDKLIEILKKECPEGYYLLMPDINVEYISLVTKFVKEGTLFIPEIEKQMKYERGIGVDIFPLNNVADNEIERKKQFRDAWFWGRIMFLRGIAKPDIPYKGIKKKLAELACWCIHYVLVLFHVKQSYILKKYLEAVTRYNYIDTEKVTSFEDASFENNIIKLDQIFPCVRVPFENIMVNIPKDYEEYLTRIYGDYMKLPPVEDRKNHYPYILKFGEEDS; encoded by the coding sequence ATGAATAAAAAAACATACGATGAAAAAACTTTAAAAAAACTACATGTAGTTCAGTTGGAGTTACTTGAAGTTATTGATACGATATGCAGAGAGAATAATATTAAGTATAGTACCGCGTTTGGGACTGTTTTAGGCGCGGTCAGGCATAAAGGTTTTATTCCTTGGGATGACGATATCGATATTATTATGCCTAAAAAAGATTATGATAAATTAATTGAAATTCTTAAGAAAGAATGTCCAGAGGGGTATTATCTGTTGATGCCCGATATTAATGTTGAGTATATCAGTCTTGTTACAAAATTTGTAAAAGAAGGAACACTTTTTATTCCGGAAATTGAGAAACAAATGAAATATGAAAGAGGAATAGGAGTTGATATTTTTCCATTAAATAATGTTGCTGATAACGAAATTGAGAGAAAAAAGCAATTTCGCGATGCTTGGTTTTGGGGAAGAATTATGTTTTTAAGGGGAATAGCAAAACCGGATATTCCATATAAAGGAATAAAAAAGAAATTAGCAGAACTTGCTTGTTGGTGTATTCATTACGTTTTGGTTTTATTTCATGTAAAACAGTCTTACATACTCAAAAAATATTTAGAAGCAGTAACACGCTACAATTATATTGATACTGAAAAGGTAACGAGTTTTGAAGATGCGAGTTTTGAAAATAATATTATTAAATTGGATCAGATTTTCCCATGTGTCAGAGTACCGTTTGAAAATATTATGGTAAATATTCCAAAAGATTATGAAGAGTATTTGACTAGGATTTATGGTGATTATATGAAACTACCACCCGTTGAAGATAGAAAAAATCATTACCCATATATCTTAAAGTTTGGGGAAGAAGATTCATAA
- a CDS encoding DUF2304 domain-containing protein — protein MMSLNLRVFLIVGVLIYLFIIVHLLRKKDLNLKYSLIWLLTGLIMLIVSFFPEIIYKLSNIIGIYDVTNTVFMVEGLFVLMILLSITSIVSHLNERNRKLVQKYALLEKKLYDLEKEIYSSKNCNE, from the coding sequence ATGATGAGTTTGAATTTGAGGGTATTTCTGATAGTAGGTGTATTAATATATTTGTTTATTATTGTTCATTTACTGCGAAAAAAAGATTTAAATTTAAAATATTCGCTAATATGGCTACTCACTGGACTTATAATGCTAATTGTCTCTTTTTTTCCGGAGATTATATACAAACTATCGAATATTATTGGTATTTATGATGTAACAAATACTGTTTTTATGGTTGAAGGTTTGTTTGTGCTTATGATTTTGCTATCAATAACATCAATTGTTTCTCACCTTAATGAAAGAAACAGGAAGCTAGTTCAAAAGTATGCATTGTTGGAAAAAAAATTATACGATTTAGAAAAAGAAATTTATTCTTCAAAAAATTGCAATGAATAA
- a CDS encoding glycosyltransferase family 2 protein, which translates to MKVLVIIPAYNEEESIKLVVNNLINASNEFDLDLDYVIINDCSTDSTGKVCKDNNFNYVTLPVNLGIGGGVQTGYRYAAENDYDIAIQMDGDGQHDPQYIKELIKPIINNGQDMVIGSRFITNEGFQSSKMRRVGINFLKYLIKFCCGISINDTTSGFRATSKSLTKFFSENYAQDYPEPEAIIEAVLNGFKVQEVPVIMHERQGGESSIKIFQTIYYMIKVSLAIIIYRLGFFKGAK; encoded by the coding sequence ATGAAAGTTCTGGTTATTATTCCGGCTTATAATGAAGAAGAATCGATTAAGTTGGTTGTTAACAATTTAATAAATGCATCAAATGAATTTGATTTAGATTTAGACTATGTTATAATTAACGATTGCTCTACAGACAGTACGGGAAAAGTATGCAAAGATAATAATTTTAATTATGTTACTTTACCAGTTAATTTAGGAATTGGAGGCGGTGTCCAAACGGGATACCGGTACGCAGCTGAAAATGATTATGATATTGCAATTCAAATGGATGGTGATGGACAACATGATCCCCAATATATTAAGGAACTGATCAAACCGATAATTAACAATGGTCAAGATATGGTTATTGGTTCCAGATTTATTACAAATGAAGGATTTCAATCTTCTAAAATGCGTAGGGTAGGAATTAATTTCTTAAAATATCTTATTAAATTTTGTTGTGGAATAAGTATTAATGATACAACGAGCGGTTTCAGAGCAACATCGAAGTCACTAACGAAATTTTTTTCTGAAAATTATGCTCAAGATTATCCTGAACCGGAGGCTATCATTGAGGCTGTATTGAATGGTTTTAAAGTACAAGAGGTTCCTGTTATTATGCATGAGAGACAAGGGGGGGAGTCCTCTATCAAAATTTTTCAGACGATATATTATATGATAAAAGTTTCGCTTGCAATTATAATATATCGTTTAGGATTCTTTAAAGGAGCAAAATGA
- a CDS encoding undecaprenyl-phosphate glucose phosphotransferase — translation MIKSNQHFFNFLLVVFDAVVVSGALLLAWYIRFVSPFFTDGVRTMHFEAYVGLLIFIIPVYLILFLIFGLYKPYRKQRFFKECQEIILSNMIGILIVMAVLYTEKSIHFSRYMLGLFFLFSIVIMSLERGTIRKVLRMMRERGYNIKYIIIVGAGALGQAFADKVLGDRQLGYKICGYVDDYYPKSDKNGLPILGTTKEMNDILEEFRVDEVIIALPNTSFKRINDVIDKCEYQGIKTQVIPDYFNLVQGSRPAFDELDGIPLINTRYIPLDEPLNKFVKRALDILLSGTFLIVFSWLYLILAILVKVTSPGPIIYKQIRVGMNRKEFYIYKFRSMRNDIPEKGDKLWTTEDDPRKTKFGSFIRKTSLDEIPQFFNVLKGDMSIIGPRPERPFYVQQFKDEVPKYMIKHHVRPGITGWAQVNGWRGDTSIVERINCDIEYIEKWSLLLDVKVFFMTFGALVKNAY, via the coding sequence ATGATAAAAAGTAATCAACATTTTTTTAATTTTCTGCTGGTTGTTTTTGACGCTGTTGTCGTCAGCGGCGCGCTTCTTTTGGCCTGGTATATTCGGTTTGTTTCCCCATTTTTTACGGATGGCGTGCGCACCATGCATTTCGAAGCTTATGTTGGTCTGTTGATTTTTATCATACCGGTTTACCTGATTCTGTTTCTTATTTTTGGCTTGTATAAACCGTATCGAAAGCAGCGCTTTTTTAAAGAGTGCCAGGAGATTATTTTGTCCAATATGATTGGGATTTTAATTGTAATGGCAGTTTTATATACAGAGAAGAGCATTCACTTTTCAAGGTATATGCTCGGACTTTTCTTCCTGTTCTCCATTGTAATCATGTCTTTGGAGCGGGGAACCATTCGAAAAGTCCTTCGAATGATGCGTGAGCGCGGTTATAACATTAAATATATTATCATCGTGGGAGCCGGCGCTCTGGGACAGGCTTTTGCGGATAAAGTATTAGGAGACCGGCAGCTTGGCTACAAAATTTGCGGTTATGTTGACGATTATTATCCGAAGAGTGATAAAAATGGCCTGCCGATTTTGGGAACCACAAAAGAGATGAATGATATACTGGAAGAATTTCGTGTGGATGAAGTCATTATTGCGCTGCCAAATACCAGTTTTAAGCGCATCAATGATGTGATCGACAAATGTGAGTATCAGGGTATAAAAACACAGGTTATCCCAGATTACTTTAATCTGGTTCAGGGATCCAGACCAGCTTTTGATGAGCTCGATGGCATCCCATTGATTAACACGCGGTATATACCGCTGGATGAGCCTTTAAATAAGTTTGTCAAAAGGGCACTGGATATTCTTTTGTCGGGCACATTTTTAATCGTCTTTTCATGGCTCTATCTGATTTTAGCGATTCTGGTTAAAGTAACCTCTCCAGGACCGATTATTTATAAGCAGATCCGCGTGGGCATGAACCGGAAGGAATTTTATATCTATAAATTCCGTTCAATGCGAAATGATATTCCAGAAAAAGGCGATAAGCTCTGGACCACCGAGGATGACCCGAGAAAGACGAAATTCGGTTCCTTTATCCGGAAAACAAGTTTGGATGAGATCCCGCAGTTTTTTAATGTGTTAAAGGGCGATATGAGTATTATCGGCCCGAGACCAGAGCGTCCGTTTTATGTGCAGCAGTTTAAAGATGAAGTGCCCAAGTATATGATTAAGCATCATGTAAGACCAGGAATTACCGGCTGGGCCCAGGTGAACGGCTGGCGCGGTGATACCTCGATTGTGGAGCGGATTAACTGCGATATTGAGTATATTGAGAAGTGGTCACTGTTGCTGGATGTGAAGGTGTTTTTTATGACGTTTGGGGCACTGGTTAAGAATGCTTATTAG
- a CDS encoding glycosyltransferase family 2 protein, producing MDLSIIIVNYKTEELTTNCLASVYESHLQEVDFEVIVVDNASCDGSIEAVERKFPQVSIINNKENLGFSKANNIGIHKAKGDYILLLNSDTIVEPNTLKKSLDFIKTRPQVGALGCKVLLENGQLDAACKRSFPTPANGLYHSLKLDKRFPKSQRFGEYNLTFVNPDKICSVDCVMGAFMLVPRSVIDRVGLLDEDYFMYGEDIDWCYRIKQAGYQIIYYPEVRIFHYKKASGIGKRNPKVIEAFYDSMIIFYNKHYQGKYSKIMTGTVFLGTKIMKKIALAKNR from the coding sequence ATGGATTTATCAATTATTATTGTTAATTATAAAACAGAAGAATTGACCACTAATTGTCTGGCTTCGGTTTATGAGAGCCATTTGCAGGAGGTCGACTTTGAGGTGATCGTCGTGGACAATGCTTCTTGTGATGGCAGTATCGAAGCCGTTGAAAGAAAGTTTCCGCAGGTGAGTATCATTAATAACAAAGAAAACCTGGGTTTTTCAAAGGCGAACAATATTGGGATTCACAAAGCAAAGGGAGATTATATTCTTCTGTTAAATTCAGATACAATCGTCGAGCCGAATACCCTTAAGAAGTCGTTGGATTTTATAAAAACAAGACCACAGGTGGGAGCATTAGGCTGCAAGGTGCTTCTGGAAAACGGCCAGCTGGACGCTGCATGCAAGAGAAGCTTTCCGACGCCGGCTAACGGCTTATACCATTCGCTTAAGCTGGATAAACGCTTTCCCAAAAGCCAGCGGTTTGGTGAATATAATTTAACCTTTGTTAATCCAGATAAGATATGTTCAGTCGACTGCGTGATGGGAGCGTTTATGCTTGTTCCCCGGAGTGTGATCGACCGTGTCGGACTGCTGGACGAGGACTATTTTATGTATGGTGAGGATATTGACTGGTGCTACCGCATTAAGCAGGCTGGATACCAGATTATTTATTATCCGGAAGTACGCATTTTTCATTATAAAAAGGCCAGTGGGATCGGAAAGCGCAACCCTAAAGTGATCGAAGCGTTTTATGATTCCATGATTATTTTTTATAACAAACATTATCAGGGAAAATACAGTAAGATTATGACCGGTACCGTATTTCTCGGGACGAAAATAATGAAAAAGATTGCGTTAGCAAAAAACCGATAA
- a CDS encoding glycosyltransferase family 2 protein — protein sequence MSKEISVVIPNFNGEAFLENCLNSLEEQSFKDFEIIIVDDCSTDDSLTILKNYPEIRLILNEKNSGFAVSVNNGIRAARGRYVLLLNNDVVVADDFVEKLYQAIDKDERIFSVSSRMIRYYERDKIDDTGDFYNVLGWAYKRGDGKNISRLLKPTSVFSTCAGAGIYRKSIFDAIGLFDEHYFAYLEDVDVSYRGRIYGYQNRYEPSAVCYHIGSATTADGNKYSEFKVKISARNNIYTAYKNMPFLQLVINFIFLALGFLIKGAMFSVSGYGKTYWSGIREALLSLNKVRKTPFKMRHILNYIKIEGMLFGNVFRYLFEKISK from the coding sequence ATGAGTAAAGAAATATCAGTTGTTATCCCCAATTTTAACGGGGAAGCATTTTTAGAAAATTGCCTCAATAGTTTGGAAGAGCAGTCTTTCAAAGATTTTGAGATCATCATTGTTGATGACTGCTCAACCGACGATAGTCTGACGATTTTAAAAAATTATCCGGAGATTCGGCTGATCCTTAATGAAAAAAATTCTGGCTTTGCGGTTTCTGTGAACAATGGCATTCGAGCTGCCAGGGGCAGATATGTGCTGCTGCTAAACAATGATGTGGTGGTAGCAGATGATTTTGTTGAAAAGCTCTATCAGGCCATTGACAAGGATGAACGGATATTTTCCGTTTCTTCACGGATGATTCGCTATTATGAACGCGATAAAATTGATGATACCGGAGATTTTTATAATGTCTTGGGCTGGGCTTATAAACGCGGTGATGGGAAGAATATTTCCCGATTATTGAAGCCAACCAGTGTTTTTAGTACCTGCGCCGGCGCTGGCATTTACAGAAAAAGTATTTTTGATGCGATCGGCTTGTTTGATGAGCATTATTTTGCCTACCTTGAAGATGTGGATGTCTCTTATCGTGGACGTATTTACGGCTATCAGAATCGTTATGAGCCATCTGCTGTCTGTTATCATATCGGCAGTGCGACAACGGCGGATGGCAATAAGTATTCAGAATTTAAGGTTAAAATTTCGGCCAGGAATAACATCTATACGGCCTATAAAAATATGCCATTTTTACAGCTGGTGATCAATTTTATTTTTTTAGCGTTGGGTTTTTTAATTAAAGGCGCCATGTTTTCAGTGTCGGGATATGGAAAAACTTATTGGTCTGGTATTAGAGAAGCGCTTTTAAGTTTAAATAAAGTTCGGAAAACACCCTTCAAAATGCGGCATATTCTTAACTATATCAAGATAGAGGGGATGTTATTCGGTAATGTGTTCCGATACTTATTTGAAAAAATATCGAAGTAA
- a CDS encoding glycosyltransferase family 2 protein gives MKRDINIFIDSIMKDDDKKTIALQGWGINEKDRTPLKPNVKKNDNIVSVVIKEKYRGDINGLYNLSVETNCGFLIIIQVKRFEGMVRVQFNSHDEHRRISLNLKRPYKLTNEFGSPLSGLYLKFKRGANYFRRNGFINTLRKAKIELGKSTASQYEDWIKKNENDEPEVILKEIENFKYQPKISIVMPVYNVEKIWLEKCINSVKEQYYQNWELCIADDCSTKPHVKPMLEDYCKNDDRIKVVFRTENGHICEATNSALSIVTGEFIGLLDNDDELAPFALYEIVKLLNKNSELDLVYSDEDKIDKFGKRSEAVFKSDWSPDMLMGTNYICHFGVYRKTIVDEIGGFRKGYEGAQDYDLVLRFTEKTDKIGHVPRVLYHWRMLETSTAVNQDSKNYAFEAGKKALEDALRRRNIEGTVEHGQGLGLYDVRYKIIKAELVSIIIPTRDGYDDLKKCVDSIVELTTYPNYEIIIADNGSTDERVLSLFEDYKENLKNCFQVVRIDIPFNFSKINNIAAKESKGKYLLFLNNDTKVLTKDWIDKMVSFAQFDRIGAVGAKLCYADNTIQHAGVILGMGGAAGHGHLDFPRDDFGYFGRLAINCNYSAVTAACMMVKKSDFEAVQGFNEELSIAFNDVDFCLRLMEHGKNNVWLHNVILYHYESKSRGMENTVEKQQRFNEEADYMYRQWKKYILNDPYYNPNLVRNNGNYSLNMN, from the coding sequence ATGAAAAGAGATATAAATATATTTATTGACAGCATCATGAAAGATGATGATAAAAAAACGATTGCCCTTCAGGGATGGGGAATCAATGAAAAAGACAGAACCCCACTAAAACCCAATGTCAAAAAAAATGATAATATTGTTTCTGTAGTAATCAAGGAAAAGTACCGTGGCGATATCAATGGTTTATACAACCTTTCGGTCGAAACAAATTGTGGTTTTCTAATCATCATTCAGGTCAAAAGATTCGAAGGCATGGTCAGAGTTCAATTCAACAGCCATGATGAGCACAGACGTATAAGTCTTAATTTAAAGAGACCTTATAAGCTGACAAATGAGTTTGGCAGTCCGTTAAGCGGTCTATATTTGAAGTTCAAAAGAGGCGCCAATTATTTCCGTAGAAATGGTTTTATCAATACTTTGAGAAAGGCCAAAATTGAACTTGGCAAGTCAACAGCTTCTCAGTATGAGGATTGGATTAAGAAAAATGAGAATGACGAACCAGAAGTTATTTTAAAAGAGATTGAAAACTTTAAATACCAGCCTAAAATATCCATTGTTATGCCGGTATATAATGTAGAAAAAATTTGGCTGGAAAAGTGCATTAATTCAGTAAAAGAGCAGTATTACCAGAATTGGGAGCTTTGTATTGCAGATGATTGTTCGACTAAACCCCATGTGAAACCAATGCTGGAAGACTACTGCAAAAATGATGATCGAATAAAGGTTGTTTTTCGGACAGAGAATGGGCATATTTGCGAAGCGACAAATTCAGCGCTCTCTATAGTGACTGGTGAGTTTATCGGGCTTCTTGACAATGATGATGAGTTGGCGCCTTTTGCTTTATATGAAATTGTAAAATTACTAAATAAAAATTCTGAGTTAGATTTAGTTTACAGTGATGAAGATAAAATTGACAAATTTGGAAAACGCTCAGAAGCAGTATTTAAAAGCGACTGGTCACCAGATATGCTCATGGGGACAAATTATATTTGTCATTTTGGGGTATATCGAAAAACGATTGTGGATGAAATTGGTGGATTTAGAAAGGGGTATGAAGGAGCTCAAGATTATGATCTGGTTCTACGTTTTACAGAAAAAACAGATAAAATCGGTCATGTTCCGCGGGTTTTATATCACTGGAGAATGTTAGAAACCTCTACTGCCGTCAATCAGGATTCAAAAAATTATGCCTTTGAAGCTGGAAAAAAAGCATTAGAGGATGCGCTTAGAAGAAGGAATATTGAAGGAACAGTAGAGCACGGACAAGGGCTTGGTCTTTACGATGTTAGATATAAAATAATAAAAGCTGAACTCGTTTCAATTATTATACCTACAAGAGATGGTTACGACGATTTAAAAAAATGTGTTGATTCGATTGTTGAATTGACAACGTATCCCAACTATGAAATTATTATAGCAGATAATGGAAGTACAGATGAAAGAGTGCTGAGCTTGTTTGAGGACTATAAGGAAAATTTGAAAAATTGTTTTCAAGTGGTGCGTATTGACATACCATTCAATTTTTCAAAAATAAATAATATAGCAGCAAAAGAATCGAAGGGGAAATATCTATTATTTTTAAATAACGACACTAAAGTTTTGACAAAGGACTGGATTGATAAAATGGTTTCATTTGCTCAGTTTGATCGTATAGGAGCCGTTGGCGCTAAGCTTTGTTATGCGGATAATACCATTCAACATGCCGGTGTAATATTAGGAATGGGCGGAGCCGCAGGACATGGACATCTGGATTTTCCAAGAGATGATTTTGGATACTTTGGACGTTTAGCGATCAACTGCAATTATTCTGCGGTTACAGCGGCTTGTATGATGGTTAAGAAATCAGATTTCGAGGCGGTGCAGGGTTTTAATGAAGAATTGAGCATCGCATTTAACGATGTGGATTTCTGTTTAAGGCTGATGGAACACGGCAAGAATAATGTCTGGCTCCATAACGTTATCTTATACCATTATGAATCTAAATCAAGAGGGATGGAAAATACTGTTGAAAAACAGCAGCGGTTTAACGAAGAAGCAGATTATATGTATAGACAGTGGAAAAAATATATTTTAAATGATCCCTACTATAATCCGAATTTGGTTAGAAATAATGGAAATTATTCTTTAAATATGAACTAA